A section of the Clostridium omnivorum genome encodes:
- a CDS encoding MFS transporter: MKKKSSNLILILFLLGIFMGAIDTGIVSPGRELIQNSFGVDRSAGTWMLTLYTLVYAVSMPIVSKMGDKFGYKKAYIFGIATFGLGSLLCGLSNFYGTFSFFLISRGIQALGAGGIMPIANAVIGNSFPEEKRGTALGLVGMIYGVGNILGPTLGSSIIDLAGSSHWGWIFFINVPISLIILLFSYKLKNTKAETQKPMDLAGAVVLAGVISSIMYALTNLDFFHFTTSIKATNVYPYLIIFVVLTPFMVFIESKAKDPILNIKYFKDKQMLTILIISFIVGIGMMGMVFVPQFSENVLKLKAGSGGYLVTLLAVFSGVAAPVSGKLIDKKGARFVLCLGFLFTITGTLFLGFIATKLLNFIGIFIGLALMGLGVGFTMGAPLNYLVLETVPKEESATGLATMSLMRSIGLAISPSVMIGFIVDAAKNLQPKLMEVLAVAMPKGMSMPAATSGSSSGAFKALQNADVTTIVPMLKTAITSMVPSQAKPMVAKAIDPISNKIVDTFQSVMNTGYTHMFVAAAIIAVCGFSFTLILRGKAEADNVIDDFMLNED, from the coding sequence ATGAAAAAAAAGAGTTCAAACTTAATACTAATTTTATTTCTACTAGGAATTTTTATGGGAGCAATAGATACAGGAATAGTCTCCCCTGGCAGGGAACTTATACAAAACAGCTTTGGGGTAGATAGAAGTGCAGGTACTTGGATGTTAACATTATACACCCTTGTTTATGCTGTATCCATGCCTATAGTCAGCAAAATGGGAGACAAATTTGGATATAAAAAAGCCTATATATTTGGTATCGCTACTTTTGGTTTAGGTTCATTACTATGTGGTCTTTCCAACTTTTATGGAACCTTTTCCTTTTTCCTAATTTCTCGTGGAATTCAAGCACTAGGCGCAGGTGGAATAATGCCAATTGCAAATGCAGTAATAGGTAACAGCTTCCCTGAAGAAAAGAGAGGAACTGCACTAGGCCTTGTTGGTATGATATATGGAGTAGGAAATATTCTTGGGCCTACACTAGGAAGCAGTATAATTGATTTAGCTGGTTCTAGTCATTGGGGATGGATATTCTTTATAAATGTACCTATCAGCTTAATAATACTATTATTCAGTTATAAATTAAAAAATACAAAAGCAGAAACTCAAAAGCCAATGGATTTAGCAGGTGCAGTAGTGCTTGCTGGGGTAATAAGCAGTATTATGTACGCACTAACTAATTTAGACTTTTTCCACTTTACCACTAGTATAAAAGCAACTAATGTTTATCCATACTTAATAATCTTTGTTGTATTAACTCCATTTATGGTATTTATTGAAAGTAAAGCTAAAGACCCAATACTAAATATAAAATACTTTAAAGACAAGCAAATGTTAACTATATTAATAATTTCCTTTATTGTTGGTATTGGAATGATGGGTATGGTATTTGTACCTCAATTCTCGGAAAATGTATTAAAACTTAAAGCTGGCAGCGGTGGATATCTTGTAACTTTACTTGCAGTATTCTCAGGTGTGGCTGCTCCAGTAAGTGGTAAGCTTATTGATAAAAAAGGTGCTCGCTTTGTTTTATGCTTAGGCTTCCTATTTACTATTACAGGTACCCTATTTCTTGGATTTATAGCTACTAAGCTTTTAAATTTTATAGGCATATTCATAGGCCTTGCTTTAATGGGACTTGGTGTAGGTTTTACAATGGGTGCTCCATTAAACTATCTTGTTCTTGAAACAGTACCGAAGGAAGAAAGCGCCACTGGGCTTGCAACTATGTCTCTTATGAGATCCATAGGACTTGCAATATCTCCAAGCGTAATGATTGGCTTCATTGTTGACGCCGCTAAAAATCTTCAGCCTAAACTTATGGAGGTTTTGGCTGTTGCAATGCCAAAAGGCATGTCTATGCCTGCTGCGACTTCAGGTTCAAGTTCAGGCGCCTTTAAAGCTCTACAAAATGCTGATGTAACTACTATTGTTCCTATGCTTAAAACAGCAATAACCAGCATGGTTCCAAGTCAAGCTAAGCCAATGGTAGCTAAAGCTATTGATCCTATTAGCAATAAAATAGTAGATACCTTCCAATCAGTGATGAATACTGGTTATACTCATATGTTTGTTGCTGCAGCCATTATAGCAGTTTGTGGTTTTAGCTTTACACTAATTCTTAGAGGAAAAGCTGAAGCTGATAATGTAATTGATGACTTTATGCTAAATGAAGACTAA
- a CDS encoding flavodoxin family protein: MKVVGIVGSPRKSGNVTCIVNKVMEGAKDMGAETKVYHLNDMNIRGCQSCMYCRTHDSCCVKDDMKLIYEDIKTADAVIIGSPIYIYQVSGQTKMMMDRLYPFTDEKHKPRFGTKKLVMVYTQAAPFPFFFKKYIRYMRNIFKPMGLIHYKDIIVTKCFEANSAEKDNKAIAKAYKVGKSLFK; encoded by the coding sequence ATGAAAGTAGTAGGAATAGTAGGAAGTCCAAGAAAATCAGGTAATGTTACATGCATTGTTAATAAAGTTATGGAAGGCGCAAAAGATATGGGGGCAGAAACTAAGGTGTACCATCTAAATGATATGAATATAAGGGGCTGCCAAAGTTGTATGTACTGCAGAACGCATGATAGCTGCTGTGTTAAGGATGATATGAAGCTTATATACGAAGATATAAAGACAGCAGATGCGGTTATAATAGGCAGTCCTATATATATTTATCAGGTTTCGGGGCAAACTAAGATGATGATGGATAGACTGTATCCTTTTACTGATGAAAAACATAAGCCAAGATTTGGAACTAAAAAACTAGTTATGGTATATACTCAGGCAGCCCCTTTTCCATTTTTCTTTAAGAAATATATTAGATATATGAGAAATATATTTAAGCCTATGGGATTGATTCATTACAAGGATATTATTGTTACAAAGTGCTTTGAGGCAAATTCTGCTGAAAAGGATAATAAAGCTATAGCTAAAGCTTACAAAGTTGGGAAGTCTCTTTTTAAATAA
- a CDS encoding MarR family winged helix-turn-helix transcriptional regulator, translating to MEDKKLQDIVESLFLIPPLFNKKLVKYDIYEDIDLTLPHFQAMFILEETGVMSVTELAKALMVSKPNVTPIVQKLVDKDFVERFQDKKDRRYIYIKLTESGTDFLSKHKDIVTEGLKKKLSSISKRDLEKLAIALTDLKDILGKIE from the coding sequence ATGGAAGATAAAAAGCTACAGGATATAGTAGAAAGCTTGTTTCTTATACCACCATTATTTAATAAAAAGCTAGTTAAATATGACATATATGAGGATATAGATTTAACTTTGCCACATTTTCAAGCTATGTTCATACTTGAGGAAACAGGGGTTATGTCTGTTACTGAGCTTGCAAAGGCACTTATGGTTTCAAAGCCTAATGTAACACCAATTGTTCAAAAGTTAGTGGATAAAGATTTTGTAGAAAGGTTTCAAGATAAAAAGGATAGACGGTACATTTACATAAAGCTTACTGAGAGTGGAACGGACTTTTTATCAAAACATAAAGACATAGTTACAGAAGGATTAAAAAAGAAACTTTCAAGTATAAGCAAAAGGGATTTAGAAAAATTAGCAATTGCATTAACGGATTTGAAAGATATTTTAGGTAAAATAGAATAG
- a CDS encoding DUF2804 domain-containing protein yields the protein MMGVKNELLKEAELTRSVNLCDERGQLLEEAIGWSRQPVFNCNLSKHFLRKKKWNYWCVTNSDCLFSITISNLDYAAMVFAYFLDLKTFKFIEKTVVTPFARGCSIQENVHTPVCFEHSEMKVDFLEEDNNTHILVKCKNFDGMPMSADFKVIYPEGHETLNVVIPWNKKTFQFTSKQECLPVDGTLTIGEQLYNFNKADTFACLDFGRGVWPRQISWNWANASGISNNRVVGFNLGAKWTDETGMTENCLVVDGKITKLSEDIIFEYDNANLMNPWTLKTGITDRVNLIFTPIYERVSKSNFLVIKSDMHQMVGHFSGTIITDSGETIKVNNILGCSEEHFAKW from the coding sequence ATGATGGGTGTAAAAAATGAATTGCTAAAAGAAGCTGAGCTTACTAGATCAGTGAATTTATGTGATGAGAGAGGTCAACTGCTTGAAGAAGCTATTGGCTGGTCCAGACAGCCTGTATTTAATTGCAACCTTTCAAAGCATTTTTTACGAAAAAAGAAATGGAACTATTGGTGTGTAACAAATAGCGATTGTCTTTTTTCCATTACTATATCCAACTTAGACTATGCAGCTATGGTATTTGCATACTTTCTAGATCTTAAAACCTTTAAATTTATTGAGAAAACTGTGGTAACTCCTTTTGCAAGAGGTTGTTCAATACAAGAAAATGTACATACTCCAGTATGCTTTGAACATTCTGAAATGAAGGTAGACTTTTTAGAGGAAGATAACAATACTCACATACTAGTAAAATGCAAAAATTTTGATGGCATGCCTATGTCTGCAGACTTTAAAGTTATTTATCCAGAAGGTCATGAAACCTTAAATGTGGTTATACCTTGGAACAAAAAAACCTTTCAATTTACTTCTAAGCAGGAATGTCTTCCTGTAGATGGTACTCTTACTATTGGAGAACAGTTATATAATTTTAATAAAGCTGACACCTTTGCCTGTTTGGATTTTGGAAGAGGGGTATGGCCAAGACAGATTTCCTGGAACTGGGCCAATGCTTCCGGTATAAGTAATAATAGAGTAGTTGGTTTTAATTTAGGTGCCAAATGGACTGATGAAACCGGCATGACAGAAAATTGCCTAGTTGTAGATGGCAAAATAACAAAGCTCAGTGAAGATATTATATTTGAGTATGATAACGCTAACCTTATGAACCCGTGGACTTTAAAAACAGGTATAACAGATAGGGTTAACTTAATATTTACACCTATTTATGAAAGAGTATCAAAATCTAACTTTTTAGTTATTAAATCTGATATGCATCAAATGGTTGGCCACTTTTCAGGTACCATAATTACTGACTCAGGTGAAACTATAAAAGTTAATAATATTTTAGGCTGCTCAGAAGAGCATTTTGCAAAATGGTAA
- a CDS encoding amidohydrolase, whose product MDETINSLADNIESKIIEMRRDFHKYPELGFMEFRTASLIARRLIELGYEVKLGREVLKEAFRMDVPEEAILKENLKKALSYGADKKIAEEMKDGFTGVVASVGNGKGPIVALRFDIDALQINESEDISHKPYREGFSSIEKNVMHACGHDGHAAIGLGVAEILAQISERLKGTVKLIFQPAEEGVRGAKAMVEAGVLEDVDFLISGNIGINSRKSGELVCGTSGFLSTSKIDAEFIGKASHAAAAPEKGDNALLSAASAVMNLYSIPRNSEGETRINVGCLQAGVQRNVIPERAYMIIETRGETTALNEYMKSYAERILKASAEMHGTRVHIKYMGSSISAISDEEMAAIVENAAAHMGVYNKIHHEKVKFGASEDIAYMMERVQATGGKATYIMFGSDLMGEHHSSNFDFNEADLIKAVKLYSNVVYDILA is encoded by the coding sequence ATGGATGAAACAATAAATAGCTTGGCCGATAATATAGAAAGCAAGATTATTGAAATGAGAAGAGATTTTCATAAGTATCCTGAACTAGGGTTCATGGAATTTAGAACGGCTTCACTAATTGCGCGAAGGCTTATAGAACTTGGATATGAGGTTAAGCTTGGAAGGGAAGTTCTTAAGGAAGCTTTTAGGATGGATGTACCTGAGGAAGCTATCCTTAAGGAAAACCTGAAAAAAGCCTTAAGCTATGGTGCAGATAAAAAAATAGCAGAAGAGATGAAAGACGGTTTTACGGGGGTAGTCGCATCCGTAGGAAATGGTAAAGGTCCTATTGTGGCATTGAGGTTTGACATAGATGCACTGCAAATTAATGAGAGTGAAGATATTTCTCATAAACCATACAGAGAAGGCTTTTCTTCCATAGAGAAAAATGTTATGCATGCATGTGGGCATGATGGACATGCAGCTATAGGCCTTGGAGTAGCTGAAATATTAGCGCAGATTAGTGAAAGACTAAAAGGTACAGTGAAACTAATATTTCAGCCAGCGGAAGAAGGCGTTAGAGGAGCTAAGGCCATGGTAGAAGCTGGAGTACTGGAGGATGTGGATTTTCTAATAAGTGGGAACATTGGAATAAATTCTAGAAAATCAGGTGAATTAGTATGTGGTACCAGCGGATTTTTATCAACATCTAAGATAGATGCAGAATTTATCGGAAAGGCTTCTCATGCAGCAGCAGCTCCAGAAAAGGGAGATAACGCACTGCTTTCAGCTGCCTCAGCAGTTATGAACTTGTACTCAATTCCAAGAAATAGTGAGGGTGAAACAAGGATAAATGTAGGTTGCTTGCAGGCAGGAGTGCAAAGAAATGTTATTCCTGAAAGGGCCTATATGATCATAGAGACTAGGGGAGAAACCACAGCGCTAAATGAGTACATGAAAAGTTATGCAGAGAGGATATTAAAAGCTTCTGCAGAAATGCATGGAACCAGAGTTCATATAAAATATATGGGAAGTTCAATTAGTGCCATAAGCGATGAAGAAATGGCAGCAATAGTTGAAAATGCTGCAGCTCATATGGGAGTTTACAATAAAATTCACCATGAAAAAGTTAAATTTGGAGCTAGTGAAGACATTGCCTACATGATGGAAAGAGTCCAAGCCACAGGAGGCAAAGCCACTTACATCATGTTTGGAAGTGACTTAATGGGAGAACATCACAGCTCAAATTTTGATTTTAATGAAGCGGACCTTATAAAAGCTGTGAAGCTGTATAGCAATGTGGTTTATGATATTTTAGCTTGA
- a CDS encoding DMT family transporter: protein MYSLYSAFVGMLITIMIGLNGTLSNLLGNYISSIIVHFAGLAAVILVLFIKKNKVTFKREIPLYLYSAGAIGVLILLFNNVTFNTIGVSLTVALGLLGQSVASIVIDSYGLFNMKLVRFNKKKILGFMFISIGIIIMTIY from the coding sequence ATGTACAGTCTATACTCAGCCTTCGTTGGAATGTTAATAACTATAATGATTGGTTTGAACGGAACCTTATCAAACCTTTTGGGAAATTACATCTCCAGTATAATCGTTCACTTTGCAGGTCTTGCTGCTGTTATTTTAGTATTATTTATAAAGAAAAATAAAGTAACCTTTAAGCGAGAAATACCACTATACCTTTACAGCGCTGGTGCAATAGGGGTTCTTATTTTACTATTTAATAACGTAACCTTTAATACAATAGGTGTATCCTTGACAGTAGCTCTTGGTTTACTTGGGCAGTCAGTTGCCTCTATAGTAATCGACAGTTACGGTTTATTTAACATGAAGCTTGTTAGGTTTAATAAGAAAAAAATATTAGGCTTTATGTTTATTTCAATAGGAATAATTATAATGACCATCTATTAA
- a CDS encoding aldehyde dehydrogenase, translating into MEILNNEKVLSMLSEHRDYFQTGETRSIEFRIAQLEKLKNAIQINEKSIVEALYKDLHKSEFESYATEIGFLYDSIGNFIKNIRKWAKVKRVRTSIVHFKSKSYIYPEPFGTVLIVGPFNYPFQLIFEPLVGAIAAGNCAVVKTSEYTPNVAAVVEKIIVDNFNEKYIRVVGGGRDNNTALINAPFDYIFFTGSIGVGKIVMGAAAKNLVPVTLELGGKSPCIVDKDANIDIAAKRIAWGKFMNVGQTCVAPDYILVHRAVKKQLIEELIEKTKDFYGENPKDSADYGRIINDRQMKRLIDLIDKDKVILGGDFDVEEKYIAPTILDNVTFEDKVMEDEIFGPILPIIEYEDINEAIKKINSRPKPLALYLFTENNIIEKKVIENVSYGGGCVNDTITHLANPLLPFGGVGYSGMGSYHGHKSFETFSHMKSVLKKSTKVNISLVFPPYNKKKIKLLRKAMK; encoded by the coding sequence ATGGAAATATTGAATAATGAAAAAGTATTAAGCATGCTGTCAGAGCATAGGGATTACTTTCAAACTGGGGAAACAAGAAGTATAGAATTTAGAATAGCACAGCTTGAAAAGCTTAAGAATGCTATTCAAATAAATGAAAAATCAATTGTGGAAGCTCTATACAAGGATCTGCATAAATCAGAATTTGAGTCCTACGCAACAGAAATAGGATTTTTATATGACAGTATAGGTAATTTTATAAAGAACATCAGAAAATGGGCAAAGGTAAAAAGGGTAAGAACTTCTATAGTTCATTTCAAATCAAAAAGCTATATATATCCTGAACCCTTTGGAACAGTACTTATAGTGGGACCTTTTAATTATCCATTTCAACTTATATTTGAGCCTCTAGTAGGAGCCATAGCCGCTGGAAACTGTGCAGTAGTTAAGACTTCAGAGTATACACCAAATGTAGCAGCTGTAGTGGAGAAGATTATTGTGGATAATTTTAATGAAAAATACATTAGAGTAGTTGGAGGAGGAAGAGATAATAACACAGCTCTTATAAATGCTCCTTTTGATTACATTTTCTTTACAGGCAGTATTGGAGTTGGAAAGATAGTTATGGGGGCAGCTGCTAAAAACCTTGTTCCAGTAACCTTGGAGTTAGGGGGGAAGAGCCCCTGCATAGTTGATAAAGATGCAAATATAGACATAGCTGCTAAAAGAATAGCTTGGGGAAAGTTTATGAATGTAGGACAGACCTGCGTTGCTCCAGATTATATTCTTGTGCACAGGGCTGTGAAAAAGCAATTAATTGAGGAGCTTATAGAAAAAACAAAAGACTTTTATGGAGAAAACCCAAAAGACAGTGCAGATTATGGCAGGATTATAAATGACAGGCAGATGAAGAGGCTCATTGATTTAATTGATAAGGATAAGGTGATTTTAGGAGGAGACTTCGATGTTGAAGAAAAGTACATTGCTCCAACTATTTTGGATAATGTGACCTTTGAGGATAAGGTTATGGAAGATGAAATATTCGGACCTATTCTTCCAATTATTGAATACGAAGATATTAATGAAGCCATAAAGAAGATAAATAGCAGACCTAAACCTTTAGCTTTATATCTATTTACTGAAAATAACATTATAGAGAAAAAGGTTATAGAAAATGTGTCCTACGGCGGAGGCTGTGTTAATGATACTATAACTCACTTAGCAAATCCCTTATTGCCCTTTGGAGGCGTAGGATATTCAGGTATGGGGTCCTATCATGGACATAAGAGCTTTGAAACCTTCTCACATATGAAGAGTGTGCTAAAAAAGAGTACTAAGGTTAATATTAGCTTAGTTTTTCCACCTTATAATAAGAAAAAAATTAAGCTATTGAGAAAGGCTATGAAATAG
- a CDS encoding tetratricopeptide repeat protein, which translates to MRSVIVISGCIIVIASFIYKKSYKPKTKNDYMKVLEMHLVGKRWKRAIDLALEILDKFTLDTEEMITVLFTISNSYYKLKEYELAVNYYEKTFEKLFSYEKKFHYAEGLVWTIDCLIKLGRNTDAKSLYNKIVNEIEDKKEIKRLNIFAKNNNLIAE; encoded by the coding sequence ATGAGAAGTGTAATTGTAATATCGGGATGTATAATTGTTATTGCTTCATTTATTTATAAAAAGAGTTATAAGCCAAAAACTAAAAATGATTATATGAAAGTACTGGAAATGCATCTTGTAGGTAAAAGGTGGAAAAGGGCCATAGACTTGGCCCTAGAGATATTAGATAAATTCACATTAGACACAGAAGAGATGATTACTGTACTATTTACTATATCTAATAGCTATTACAAATTAAAGGAATATGAACTAGCAGTAAACTATTATGAAAAAACATTTGAGAAGCTATTTTCCTACGAAAAGAAATTTCACTATGCTGAAGGTCTTGTTTGGACAATAGATTGTCTAATAAAGCTTGGAAGAAATACAGATGCAAAAAGCTTGTATAATAAAATAGTGAACGAAATTGAAGATAAGAAAGAAATTAAGAGATTAAATATATTTGCAAAAAATAATAATCTTATTGCAGAATGA
- a CDS encoding cyclic nucleotide-binding domain-containing protein, with the protein MIKIKDRDRIEYYIEKYNLENIFSVDMKRYMELFLFSKNEYICKIDEKIEYLYFFVDGKAKVYTLLGNGKSLLVCFYKPLMVIGDVEFLNLNAASSNVQVIEDTYCIAIEFHKIRKYALEDAKFLQYMNEGLGEKLIRLSKYSSINLLYPLENRLASYLLAVTPPSDGKISNSLHKDCNLTEMAELLGTSYRHLLRTLNKLCESGCIVKNKDSYEISDRDKLEELSGDLYD; encoded by the coding sequence ATGATTAAGATTAAGGACAGAGATAGGATTGAATATTATATTGAAAAATATAACCTTGAAAATATCTTCAGTGTGGATATGAAAAGGTATATGGAGCTTTTCCTATTTAGTAAAAATGAATACATCTGCAAGATAGATGAAAAGATAGAGTATTTATACTTTTTCGTAGATGGAAAGGCAAAGGTGTACACCTTGCTTGGCAATGGCAAGTCGCTGCTGGTGTGTTTTTACAAGCCGTTAATGGTTATTGGTGATGTGGAATTTTTAAACTTAAATGCAGCAAGCTCAAATGTTCAGGTGATAGAGGATACCTATTGCATTGCAATTGAATTCCACAAAATACGTAAATATGCACTGGAAGATGCGAAGTTTTTGCAGTATATGAATGAGGGGCTGGGAGAAAAGCTCATTAGACTGTCAAAGTATAGCTCAATAAATTTGCTATATCCACTAGAAAACAGGCTTGCCAGCTACCTTCTAGCAGTTACCCCTCCTTCAGATGGAAAGATAAGCAATAGTCTACACAAGGATTGCAATTTAACAGAGATGGCAGAGCTGCTTGGAACCAGCTACAGACATTTGCTTAGAACCTTGAACAAGTTATGTGAAAGTGGCTGCATAGTTAAAAATAAGGATTCCTATGAGATAAGCGATAGAGATAAGTTAGAGGAACTATCTGGAGATTTATATGATTAA
- a CDS encoding glutaredoxin family protein, which produces MKPVVMLITDWCPHCKRAAAWMKELETETPDFSQVEIRVIDEEKEPELAKKYDYYYVPTYYVGDIKVHEGVPTKDIVRSVYEKALE; this is translated from the coding sequence ATGAAACCTGTAGTTATGCTTATTACAGACTGGTGTCCACACTGCAAAAGAGCTGCAGCCTGGATGAAAGAGCTAGAAACCGAAACCCCTGACTTTTCTCAGGTTGAAATTAGAGTTATAGATGAGGAAAAAGAGCCTGAGCTTGCTAAAAAGTATGATTATTACTATGTTCCAACCTACTATGTTGGGGACATAAAGGTTCATGAAGGAGTTCCTACAAAGGATATAGTTCGCAGCGTGTACGAAAAAGCGCTTGAATAA
- a CDS encoding lysophospholipid acyltransferase family protein — MRKIYNVMFGIYVVISLYIGRLKFEILKKNMTEEEVESYAFNYVKTWARKILKGTGCTINVVGTENLTEGNCLFVHNHQEYFDILIMIGYIDKPKGFIAKKELEKVPAVSYWMKQIHCIFMDREDSRESVKSILEGVELLKSGYSMSIAPEGTRSKGPNMGEFKKGSMKLATKAGVPVVPVALNNVYRLTDGKGFLHIKPTKMDIIISKPIETKTMTREEQNNLSEMVKAEIQKSLDAINK, encoded by the coding sequence ATGCGAAAGATATACAATGTGATGTTTGGAATTTATGTGGTTATTTCTCTGTATATAGGCAGATTGAAATTTGAGATATTGAAGAAAAATATGACAGAGGAAGAAGTGGAAAGCTATGCCTTTAATTATGTAAAAACATGGGCAAGGAAGATATTGAAGGGTACTGGCTGCACTATAAATGTAGTTGGAACGGAAAACCTGACAGAAGGAAATTGCTTATTTGTACATAATCATCAAGAGTATTTTGATATTCTTATAATGATTGGATATATTGATAAACCTAAAGGCTTTATTGCTAAAAAGGAGCTGGAAAAGGTTCCGGCAGTAAGCTATTGGATGAAACAAATACATTGTATTTTTATGGATAGAGAAGACAGCAGAGAGTCTGTGAAGTCAATCCTTGAGGGAGTAGAACTTCTAAAGTCTGGTTATTCCATGTCCATAGCCCCTGAGGGAACAAGGAGCAAGGGACCTAATATGGGTGAGTTTAAAAAAGGAAGTATGAAGCTTGCTACAAAAGCAGGAGTGCCTGTAGTTCCAGTTGCCCTAAACAATGTATATAGACTTACTGATGGAAAAGGTTTTTTACATATTAAGCCTACTAAGATGGATATAATTATATCTAAGCCAATAGAGACAAAAACCATGACCAGGGAAGAACAAAATAATCTGTCAGAAATGGTAAAGGCAGAAATACAAAAGAGTCTAGATGCAATAAATAAATAA
- a CDS encoding ArsR/SmtB family transcription factor: protein MKTEKDVEDILNVFRECIPLFSVLADEIRQNILMVLAEREEGFNVNMITEKMPLSRPAISHHLKALKQAGIVDSEKKGTENFYYLTLKEPIEKIKVLIGLIEKSCELR from the coding sequence ATGAAAACAGAAAAAGATGTAGAAGATATTTTAAATGTATTTAGGGAATGTATACCGCTATTTTCAGTATTAGCAGATGAAATAAGACAAAATATACTTATGGTGCTTGCGGAGAGAGAAGAGGGCTTTAATGTCAATATGATTACGGAAAAGATGCCACTTTCAAGACCTGCTATATCACACCATTTAAAGGCTTTAAAGCAGGCTGGGATAGTAGACAGTGAAAAAAAGGGTACCGAGAACTTTTATTATCTAACACTTAAAGAACCAATAGAGAAAATAAAAGTCCTAATAGGCTTAATAGAAAAAAGCTGTGAGCTCAGATAA
- the msrA gene encoding peptide-methionine (S)-S-oxide reductase MsrA translates to MVLDNKDKKYETAIFAGGCFWCMVSPFDVLDGIEEVKSGYTGGHLENPTYKDVKSQTSGHYEVVKVIYDPQVIDYDKLLQAYWRQVDPTDDGGQFQDRGPSYRTAIFYTTEEQRKKAEASKKAMDESGRFPGKVITPILEAVKFYEAEEYHQDFYKKSSKEYKEDRKISGRDEFIQKYWGEDYYSIYE, encoded by the coding sequence ATGGTACTTGATAATAAGGATAAAAAATATGAGACAGCTATATTTGCTGGAGGCTGCTTTTGGTGTATGGTTTCACCCTTTGATGTTTTAGATGGAATTGAGGAAGTAAAATCAGGATATACAGGGGGACATTTAGAAAATCCGACCTATAAGGATGTTAAGTCACAAACTTCCGGGCATTATGAGGTTGTTAAGGTTATCTATGATCCACAGGTAATAGATTATGACAAGCTGCTTCAAGCTTATTGGAGGCAGGTTGATCCAACAGATGATGGCGGTCAATTTCAGGACAGAGGCCCTTCCTACAGAACTGCTATTTTTTACACTACAGAAGAGCAGAGAAAAAAGGCTGAAGCATCTAAAAAGGCTATGGATGAATCAGGCAGATTTCCTGGTAAAGTAATAACTCCAATACTTGAGGCAGTGAAGTTTTATGAGGCTGAAGAGTACCATCAGGATTTTTACAAGAAAAGTTCTAAGGAATATAAGGAAGACAGAAAGATATCTGGAAGAGATGAATTTATTCAAAAGTATTGGGGCGAGGACTATTATAGCATATATGAATAG